AGGTGCCCGAGATAGCTCATGCCGATAGAACGCTTAGCGACCTGCAGCTGCTCTGCCGTAGCTCCCGTTGTGCGAAAGCGATTGATGACGGTATCAAAGGCGTTAATGACCTGATCGGTTGAGTGCGGAGCTTTGACCGAGGCGCTAAACATAAGCAGGTTCGGATATACCACCCCTGGTCCTTCATCGTTACTGATGCCGGCGGCTAGCTGTTTGCGCTTTACCAGTTCGGTATAAAGGGGCGAGATCTTGCTACCTGCAAGGATCTCCGCCATGACCGATATCGGCGCATCGTCCGGATCGGGATAATTTGGTTTGCGATAAGCTAGAATTACCTCGGGAGAGGCCGCCATCTTTAGCGATACATGCCGCTCGCCCTCTTGCGGAGCCTCGCTATCGATATCTCTAATAATAGTATCCGCTGTGGGCAACTCTCCGAAGTATTCCTCAATTACCTTGATATCCTGCTCCGGATTTATACGCCCTACAACGCTGATAACTATATTGGAGGGGATATAAAAGCGCCTGCGAAAGATATCGAGCTCGCTCGCAGTCAGAGAGCGAATGTCGTACTCGTACCCAATTACCGGCGCGCGGTAAGGGTGGCGCTGGTAGGCAACACCGAGCAGCAGCTCATAGAGCTTTCCACCTGGATCGTCCTCAAAACGCATGCGGCGCTCCTCAAGCACAACATCGCGCTCCTGATAAAACTGGCGCATAACTGGGCTAATCAGTCGATCTGCCTCCATCTTGCACCAAAAATCAAAGGCCGAGCGGGGCAGATCCACGAAGTACTTGGTAAATTCCTTATCAGTAGTGGCGTTCTGTCCGCTTGCTCCCTGTTGCTCATAGCGCTTAGTAAAATCATCTGAGATCCAGATCTCGCGCAGCTGCTCGTGGATAGCGTCCCACTCTATCTTCTGCTCAGGCGAGAGATCTTGCGCTGCTTTGGAGGCTGCAGATATCTGCTCTAGCCGATCGAGTAACCCCCGCTCCTGTGCATAGTCCTTCGTTCCTACGGTACGACTACCCTTAAACGCCATATGCTCAAAGAGGTGTGATATACCGGTCTCGCCGCTAACCTCATCACTCCCTCCAACACGCACGACAACTGCGCCGGAAAATACCGGAGCATCCCCACGATTATATAGGATGACCCGTATTCCATTTTTCAGGGTGTAGGTACGCACCTTTGAAACCATCTCGGCCAATGCGCTTGAGGAGTCACTTGATTGCGCGAAGGCCCCTTTGCAGGCCCCCTGAGAAACAAGTACATAACCTACAAGAGCACAGCTTAGAAAAACACAGCATCTTGCAACGTTAAACATCAAACCTATTATTCGCATGGCTCCAATTCCTTTTACCATCACCTGAGCACCTTTTTGCCTAGCATCGCCGGCTGCCCAAGGGGGTTTTCAAACACTACCGAGCGTACTGAAAAGAGGCAAGGTTTTTACCCTGCTCGTGGGTTCGTAAGGGGTAAGAGTTGAAGCGTCCGGCAAAGAAGGAATATCGTTACCTTAATGCTGCGATAAAGGTACCGCCCCCATAGCCGCACCAAGGTCAAGCTGAGTTAAATCAGAGGGTTAAGCACGCGGCATTTTTCGACTGCTTGGTTATGCATCGGTGTATTTTTATGATTGCTGTTATTACCACTATCCGGTATAATGGGTAGCATGGCAATTCAGAGCTTTAAAAACAAAGCGACAGAAGAGATTAACTATGGCATCTCCTCTAAACAGGCTAGAAAGCTCTTACCGCCTCAACTACACGCAAAGGCTCAGATCAAACTGGCTAGGGTAGGAGCGGCTACAAATCTACAGGACTTTCAAGAGCTTCGAGGTAATCATTTCGAAGCTCTTAGAGGAGATCGGAGGGGTCAATTCAGTATTAGGATTAACGACCAGTTTAGAATTTGTTTTAGATGGGACGGAAAGAACGCTTCAGAGGTTGAAATAGTAGATTATCATTAACGAAGGAGATCTCGATTATGAGTAAGAATTTGTTTCATGTTACCCCTGTTCATCCGGGAGCTGTCTTACGTGATGAGCTGGAAGAGATCGGCGCTAGCCAGTCAGCCCTTGCTGAGCACATCGGCGTTCTGCCTAAGACAATAAATGAGATCTGCAGGGAGAAAAGGGGCATAAGCGCCGAGATGGCGCTGAAGCTATCTCAGGCTCTCGGAGCCACCCCATATTTTTGGCTGAATCTTCAAAACAACTGGGAACTAAGCCAACTACCAAACTCTAGGAAAATTCGCCTAATAGCAGCATAATATTGCTAAGAGCGGAGAGTTCTGACTTACACTTGATTCGATTGTTATCCGCTTGACATCACCCCCCACTCCCTAGAATTATCGGGCCAACAAACAAAGGTGATGTATGTCCAAAATATTTGCGCTCTTTCCAGGTCAGGGTTCCCAAAAGGTAGGTATGGGCAAGGAGCTCTATGAGGCCCTGCCCCTGGCGCGTGAGCTCTTTGCACAGGCCGACCAGGCGCTCGGATTCCCCCTATCCAAGCTCTGCTTTGAAGGGCCGGCCGATCAGCTCACCTTAACCGAGAACGCTCAGCCAGCTATCCTAACCGTCAGCACTATCTGCTTTAGGCTCGCCCAACAACAGCCCCTGGCCGCCTCTCAAGAGATCGTAGCCGCCGCCGGA
This window of the Pseudomonadota bacterium genome carries:
- a CDS encoding pitrilysin family protein → MRIIGLMFNVARCCVFLSCALVGYVLVSQGACKGAFAQSSDSSSALAEMVSKVRTYTLKNGIRVILYNRGDAPVFSGAVVVRVGGSDEVSGETGISHLFEHMAFKGSRTVGTKDYAQERGLLDRLEQISAASKAAQDLSPEQKIEWDAIHEQLREIWISDDFTKRYEQQGASGQNATTDKEFTKYFVDLPRSAFDFWCKMEADRLISPVMRQFYQERDVVLEERRMRFEDDPGGKLYELLLGVAYQRHPYRAPVIGYEYDIRSLTASELDIFRRRFYIPSNIVISVVGRINPEQDIKVIEEYFGELPTADTIIRDIDSEAPQEGERHVSLKMAASPEVILAYRKPNYPDPDDAPISVMAEILAGSKISPLYTELVKRKQLAAGISNDEGPGVVYPNLLMFSASVKAPHSTDQVINAFDTVINRFRTTGATAEQLQVAKRSIGMSYLGHLQSSQALALDFATSELAFGSWRASVNWYDEMSRVTLDDIKRVAARYLVPEARTVATIERNR
- a CDS encoding type II toxin-antitoxin system RelE/ParE family toxin — encoded protein: MAIQSFKNKATEEINYGISSKQARKLLPPQLHAKAQIKLARVGAATNLQDFQELRGNHFEALRGDRRGQFSIRINDQFRICFRWDGKNASEVEIVDYH
- a CDS encoding HigA family addiction module antitoxin — encoded protein: MSKNLFHVTPVHPGAVLRDELEEIGASQSALAEHIGVLPKTINEICREKRGISAEMALKLSQALGATPYFWLNLQNNWELSQLPNSRKIRLIAA